In a genomic window of Myxococcota bacterium:
- a CDS encoding NADH-quinone oxidoreductase subunit J gives MTPVAALFYGFGALAVLAALGMVSNVRNTVASAMSLVVTMVSLAVIYVLLEAHLVAAIQIMVYAGAIVVLFLFVVMLLNLRSDEFGPARQPLLKWAAGGLGLFVLVRFLRGLEAFPEAPAPPDGFGGYRMLGIALYTDYVLLVEMASLLLTAAIVGALILAKRKID, from the coding sequence ATGACGCCGGTCGCCGCGCTCTTCTACGGCTTCGGGGCGCTCGCCGTGCTGGCCGCCCTCGGCATGGTGTCGAACGTCCGCAACACGGTGGCGTCGGCGATGAGCCTGGTGGTCACGATGGTGTCGCTCGCGGTGATCTACGTGCTGCTCGAGGCGCACCTCGTCGCGGCGATCCAGATCATGGTCTACGCCGGGGCCATCGTGGTGCTCTTCCTGTTCGTCGTGATGCTGCTGAACCTGCGCAGCGACGAGTTCGGCCCGGCGCGCCAGCCCCTCTTGAAGTGGGCGGCGGGTGGCCTCGGCCTCTTCGTGCTGGTGCGCTTCCTGCGCGGCCTCGAGGCGTTTCCGGAAGCGCCCGCACCTCCCGACGGCTTCGGTGGCTACCGCATGCTCGGAATCGCGCTCTACACCGACTACGTGCTGCTGGTGGAGATGGCCTCGCTCCTGCTGACGGCGGCGATCGTCGGAGCCCTCATTCTCGCGAAGCGGAAGATCGACTGA
- a CDS encoding complex I subunit 1 family protein → MFLESFLKAAFILAVVIVGLAPVITWIERKQSAVMQDRIGANRADIGGVTLLGLFHPLADVLKLLSKEDVVPSGAHRWMHLLAPMVAALPALVAFAVIPFGGIYSFGDHTLSLVAANPDWGLLYIFAIGSLATYGTVMAGWASNNNWSLLGGLRASAQMISFEVTMGLSVVGVFMVFETLKLQDMAVAQDTTFRVFGFLETLFGFALPGWLEFWRLPAWGIFYQPLGFLMFLTTLMAENKRPPFDLPEAESELVAGYHTEYSGMRFGLFFMAEFIEVVVIAGLMTTLFLGGWTIPWVSTDALIGWVAPVLGVGFATGVCVLLHFVCFMAKVVVMIWLQMLLRWTLPRFRYDQVMNLCWKVLLPLSIANIFVTGFFILLLRGSA, encoded by the coding sequence GTGTTCCTCGAGAGCTTCCTCAAGGCCGCCTTCATCCTGGCCGTGGTGATCGTGGGGCTGGCACCCGTCATCACCTGGATCGAGCGCAAACAGAGCGCCGTCATGCAGGACCGGATCGGCGCGAACCGGGCCGACATCGGGGGCGTGACGCTCCTCGGGCTCTTCCACCCCCTGGCCGACGTCTTGAAGCTGCTCTCGAAAGAAGACGTCGTTCCCTCCGGCGCGCATCGCTGGATGCACCTGTTGGCGCCGATGGTGGCCGCGCTGCCGGCGCTCGTCGCATTCGCGGTGATCCCCTTCGGCGGCATCTACAGCTTCGGTGACCACACGCTCTCGCTGGTGGCAGCGAACCCGGACTGGGGCCTGCTCTACATCTTTGCGATCGGCTCCCTCGCCACCTACGGCACGGTGATGGCGGGCTGGGCGAGCAACAACAACTGGTCCCTGCTCGGCGGGCTGCGGGCGTCTGCGCAGATGATCTCCTTCGAGGTCACGATGGGCCTGTCCGTCGTCGGCGTCTTCATGGTCTTCGAGACGCTGAAACTGCAGGACATGGCGGTCGCCCAGGACACGACCTTCCGGGTCTTCGGCTTCCTCGAGACGCTCTTCGGCTTCGCTCTGCCGGGCTGGCTCGAGTTCTGGCGGCTGCCCGCCTGGGGGATCTTCTATCAGCCCCTCGGCTTCCTGATGTTCCTGACCACGTTGATGGCCGAGAACAAGCGCCCGCCCTTCGACCTGCCCGAGGCCGAGTCGGAGCTCGTGGCTGGTTACCACACCGAGTACTCGGGGATGCGCTTTGGCCTGTTCTTCATGGCCGAGTTCATCGAGGTCGTGGTGATCGCGGGGTTGATGACGACTCTCTTCCTGGGCGGTTGGACGATTCCCTGGGTCTCGACCGACGCGCTGATCGGCTGGGTCGCGCCGGTCCTGGGCGTCGGCTTCGCCACCGGCGTTTGTGTGCTCCTTCACTTCGTGTGCTTCATGGCGAAGGTCGTGGTGATGATCTGGCTGCAGATGCTCCTGCGCTGGACGCTGCCGCGCTTCCGCTACGACCAGGTGATGAACCTGTGTTGGAAGGTGCTGCTGCCGCTCTCGATCGCGAACATCTTCGTCACCGGCTTCTTCATCCTGCTCCTGCGAGGCAGCGCATGA
- a CDS encoding molybdopterin-dependent oxidoreductase encodes MARITVDGIPLEVEDGAMLLEALDDAGVLMRDVTIPHYCWHPKLSIDGSCRLCQVEIEGAPKLQIACNTPVEDGMVVHTENERVAAARAGVTEMLLVNHPLDCPICDQAGECKLQDYAFEYGALQSRTREPRRALAKNVDVGPTIVLDQERCILCRRCVRFCREVPGTGELVVRGRGDRSVIDTFPDEPLDNPYSMNVADLCPVGALTTKDFRFKIRVWFLEDVPGICTGCARGCNVYLGVADNKVQRYQPRRNDAVNDTWICDAGRLSYKEIGAADRLSTAMLRGDLGVLEVVGFRDALQAAADRLTRVRQARGASRIGVVASPHATNEDLFVLRRFCDALGVETAGVAVVRGDADDLLLHAEKAANAAGARAMGFEDAAAVCEKLRRGALDALLVAGHDLLDAAYLGGVDGLGDLDTVVWLDTHVSDLQRVADVVLPTRVAAERTGTYTNATGHVQRVTPAVEPAFDARAEGAVIAALGQALHLDGFEVGFDARETSRALSEGVPLFRGRSFDAVGDAGLPLEEEA; translated from the coding sequence ATGGCGCGCATCACCGTCGACGGGATTCCGCTCGAGGTCGAGGACGGCGCCATGCTGCTCGAGGCCCTCGACGACGCCGGCGTGCTGATGCGCGACGTGACGATTCCTCACTACTGCTGGCATCCGAAGCTCTCGATCGACGGATCCTGTCGCCTGTGCCAGGTCGAGATCGAGGGCGCGCCGAAGCTCCAGATCGCCTGCAACACCCCGGTCGAGGACGGCATGGTCGTGCACACCGAGAACGAGCGGGTGGCGGCAGCGCGGGCCGGGGTCACGGAGATGTTGCTCGTCAACCACCCACTCGACTGCCCGATCTGCGATCAGGCCGGTGAGTGCAAGCTCCAGGACTACGCCTTCGAGTACGGCGCGCTCCAGTCGCGCACGCGCGAACCTCGGCGCGCGCTCGCGAAGAACGTGGACGTCGGCCCCACCATCGTGCTCGACCAGGAGCGTTGCATCCTTTGCCGCCGCTGCGTGCGCTTCTGCCGCGAGGTTCCCGGAACCGGCGAGCTGGTCGTCCGTGGCCGCGGGGACCGTTCGGTGATCGACACGTTCCCCGATGAGCCCCTCGACAACCCCTACTCGATGAACGTCGCCGATCTGTGTCCGGTGGGCGCACTCACGACGAAGGACTTCCGTTTCAAGATCCGCGTCTGGTTCCTGGAAGACGTGCCTGGCATCTGCACCGGCTGCGCGCGCGGTTGCAACGTGTATCTCGGTGTCGCCGACAACAAGGTTCAGCGCTATCAGCCGCGCCGCAACGACGCCGTGAACGACACCTGGATCTGCGACGCGGGACGCCTCTCCTACAAGGAGATCGGCGCGGCCGATCGCCTTTCCACCGCGATGCTGCGCGGCGACCTCGGCGTGCTGGAAGTGGTGGGGTTCCGCGACGCGCTGCAGGCGGCGGCGGATCGCCTGACGCGCGTGCGCCAGGCGCGAGGCGCCAGTCGCATCGGAGTGGTCGCTTCGCCCCACGCCACCAACGAAGACCTCTTCGTCCTGCGGCGCTTCTGCGACGCCCTCGGCGTCGAGACGGCGGGTGTGGCCGTGGTGCGCGGCGACGCCGACGACCTGCTGCTCCACGCCGAGAAGGCCGCCAACGCCGCCGGTGCCCGCGCGATGGGCTTCGAGGACGCGGCCGCGGTCTGCGAGAAGCTGCGCCGCGGGGCGCTCGATGCGCTGCTGGTCGCGGGTCACGACCTCCTCGACGCGGCCTACCTCGGCGGCGTCGACGGCCTGGGCGACCTGGACACCGTCGTCTGGCTCGACACCCACGTCTCGGATCTGCAGCGTGTCGCCGACGTCGTGCTCCCGACGCGGGTCGCGGCGGAACGCACCGGCACCTACACGAACGCGACGGGCCACGTGCAGCGGGTGACACCCGCCGTCGAGCCGGCCTTCGACGCGCGGGCGGAAGGGGCGGTGATCGCGGCTCTGGGGCAGGCGCTGCACCTCGATGGCTTCGAGGTTGGCTTCGACGCGCGCGAGACCTCGCGCGCGCTGTCCGAAGGCGTGCCGCTCTTCCGCGGGCGCTCCTTCGACGCGGTCGGAGACGCGGGCCTCCCCCTCGAGGAGGAGGCCTAG
- the nuoF gene encoding NADH-quinone oxidoreductase subunit NuoF: protein MTTLYLTEHFASDDYQRLDGYKRQGGYEAAKRALGEMEPAAVIELLQAAGLQGRGGAGFSTGLKWSFMPEDSEGPKYLVCNADESEPGSFKDRILMERGPHQVLEGILIAAFAIGAEKTFLYIRGEYAEPARILEQAIEEAYAKKVLGKNVLGTGFRHDVVLQRGAGAYICGEETGLLESLEGKKGQPRKKPPYPAQHGAFGRPTTVNNVETFCHVPHIVNRGADWFRGIGTEKSPGSTLFGVSGHVVRPGLFELPLGTPLDEIVFEHAGGIHDGLRVKGVIPGGLSMPVLPANQLDVPMANESLRERGTMLGTGGVIVMDETTCMVRVACVVTYFFRDESCGQCTQCREGTGWMHKIVERIERGAGKPGDLELLLDVAAKMEGQTICAFSDAAAWPVQGLLRHFREDFEAHIREARCPFLESFDL, encoded by the coding sequence TTGACGACGCTGTACCTGACCGAGCATTTCGCCTCGGACGACTACCAGCGCTTGGACGGCTACAAACGCCAGGGGGGCTACGAGGCCGCGAAGCGGGCGCTCGGCGAGATGGAGCCGGCGGCGGTGATCGAGCTGCTCCAGGCGGCGGGCCTGCAGGGCCGCGGCGGCGCCGGCTTCTCCACGGGCCTGAAGTGGTCCTTCATGCCCGAGGACAGCGAGGGGCCGAAGTACCTGGTCTGCAACGCCGACGAGTCGGAACCCGGTTCGTTCAAGGACCGCATCCTGATGGAGCGCGGCCCCCACCAGGTGCTCGAGGGCATCTTGATCGCGGCCTTCGCGATCGGTGCCGAGAAGACGTTCCTCTACATCCGCGGAGAGTACGCGGAGCCCGCGCGCATCCTCGAGCAAGCGATCGAAGAGGCCTACGCGAAGAAGGTGCTCGGGAAGAACGTGCTGGGCACCGGCTTTCGCCACGACGTCGTCCTGCAGCGCGGCGCCGGCGCCTACATCTGCGGCGAGGAAACGGGCCTCCTCGAATCACTCGAGGGAAAGAAAGGGCAGCCCCGCAAGAAGCCGCCCTACCCCGCCCAGCACGGTGCCTTCGGGCGACCGACCACGGTGAACAACGTCGAGACCTTCTGCCACGTGCCGCACATCGTGAACCGCGGCGCGGACTGGTTCCGGGGAATCGGTACCGAGAAGAGCCCGGGCAGCACCCTCTTCGGTGTCTCGGGCCACGTGGTGCGCCCCGGTCTCTTCGAGCTGCCGCTGGGCACGCCCCTCGACGAAATCGTCTTCGAGCACGCCGGCGGCATCCACGATGGCCTGCGGGTGAAGGGGGTGATCCCGGGCGGCCTGTCGATGCCGGTCCTGCCCGCGAACCAGCTCGACGTGCCGATGGCGAACGAGTCACTGCGCGAGCGCGGGACCATGCTCGGTACCGGCGGCGTGATCGTGATGGACGAGACCACCTGCATGGTGCGGGTGGCGTGCGTCGTCACCTACTTCTTTCGCGACGAGTCCTGCGGTCAGTGCACCCAGTGCCGGGAGGGCACCGGTTGGATGCACAAGATCGTCGAACGCATCGAGCGCGGCGCGGGGAAGCCGGGGGATCTCGAGCTGCTGCTCGACGTCGCGGCGAAGATGGAGGGCCAGACCATCTGTGCGTTCTCGGACGCCGCGGCCTGGCCGGTGCAGGGCCTGCTCCGCCACTTCCGCGAGGATTTCGAGGCGCATATCCGCGAGGCCCGCTGTCCCTTCCTCGAGAGTTTCGACCTCTGA
- a CDS encoding NAD(P)H-dependent oxidoreductase subunit E has translation MVISTDARARIDAEIAKYPQPRGALLPALHIVQGEHGCIDSEAARAVAAVFEITPVEVLEVVSFYNLFHTRPQPKHQVFVCTNLPCSLRGARTLLRELGEHLGVDADGNTPDGRIRLGHEECLGACGYAPMLRIGERYHEDLDLDAAKQLLDGLD, from the coding sequence ATGGTGATCTCCACGGATGCGCGCGCCCGCATCGACGCCGAGATCGCGAAGTACCCCCAGCCGCGGGGGGCGTTGCTCCCGGCGCTCCACATCGTGCAGGGCGAACACGGCTGCATCGACTCCGAGGCGGCACGGGCGGTGGCGGCGGTCTTCGAGATCACTCCGGTCGAGGTGCTCGAAGTCGTCTCCTTCTACAACCTCTTCCACACGCGTCCCCAGCCGAAACATCAGGTGTTCGTGTGTACGAACCTGCCCTGCTCGCTGCGCGGCGCCCGGACCCTGCTGCGTGAGCTCGGCGAACATCTGGGCGTCGACGCCGACGGCAACACCCCCGACGGACGCATCCGCCTCGGTCACGAGGAGTGCCTGGGCGCCTGCGGCTACGCGCCGATGCTGCGGATCGGCGAGCGCTACCACGAAGACCTCGACCTCGACGCGGCAAAGCAGCTGCTGGACGGCCTCGACTAG
- the ndhC gene encoding NADH-quinone oxidoreductase subunit A, with amino-acid sequence MLAEYTGVLIVVAIGLAILCAMLGIHLTLGPKRSFPEKDEPFECGERPLQSPKQRYAVKYYLVAILFVVFDVEAIYFYPWGAVFTELGWFGFWAMFVFTIPLAIGLFYEYRKGGLEW; translated from the coding sequence ATGCTCGCGGAGTACACGGGTGTTCTGATCGTGGTGGCCATCGGCCTCGCGATTCTGTGCGCCATGCTCGGCATCCATCTCACGCTGGGGCCGAAGCGCTCGTTCCCGGAGAAGGACGAGCCCTTCGAGTGCGGGGAGCGTCCGCTGCAGTCGCCGAAGCAGCGCTACGCGGTGAAGTACTACCTCGTGGCGATCCTGTTCGTCGTCTTCGACGTGGAGGCGATCTACTTCTATCCCTGGGGCGCCGTCTTCACCGAGCTCGGATGGTTCGGCTTCTGGGCGATGTTCGTCTTCACCATCCCCCTCGCGATCGGTCTCTTCTACGAGTACCGGAAAGGCGGCCTGGAATGGTGA
- a CDS encoding NAD(P)H-dependent glycerol-3-phosphate dehydrogenase, with protein sequence MPVGVLGAGSFGTCLAMLCARNHDVVLWARREETAEAINRDRRNPDYLSDLPLPDRIRATSDLAEAVSEAELVVLAVPSHGVREVMREAARLVRRDAIVISTVKGIELGTWKRMDEVLTELLDPVMHPRLVFLSGPSFAREIADGRPTAVTLAAQVESYAISVQESISTPSFRCYTSSDVIGAELGGALKNVVAIAVGICDGLDLGLNARAGLMTRGLREITRLGTRLGADPLTFLGLAGMGDLVLTCTGDLSRNRRVGTELAAGRDLASIVADTTQVAEGIRTTQGACALAERHDVEMPIANAVRQVLEGKLSPRDAVGVLMTRQLRSENE encoded by the coding sequence ATTCCGGTGGGTGTCTTGGGTGCGGGCAGCTTCGGCACCTGTTTGGCGATGTTGTGTGCGCGCAACCACGACGTCGTGTTGTGGGCGCGGCGCGAGGAAACGGCGGAGGCGATCAATCGCGACCGCCGCAACCCGGACTATCTGAGCGATCTGCCCTTGCCCGATCGGATCCGGGCGACGTCGGACCTGGCCGAGGCCGTCAGCGAGGCCGAGCTCGTGGTCCTGGCCGTCCCGAGCCACGGCGTTCGCGAGGTGATGCGCGAGGCCGCGCGGCTGGTGCGTCGCGATGCGATCGTGATCTCCACCGTGAAGGGCATCGAGCTCGGCACCTGGAAGCGAATGGACGAGGTGCTGACCGAGCTGCTCGATCCCGTCATGCACCCCCGGCTCGTGTTCCTTTCGGGCCCCTCCTTTGCGCGGGAGATCGCCGACGGGAGACCGACGGCGGTCACGCTCGCCGCGCAGGTCGAGAGCTACGCGATCTCGGTGCAGGAATCGATCTCGACGCCGTCGTTCCGCTGCTACACGAGCAGCGACGTGATCGGCGCCGAGCTCGGCGGCGCGCTGAAGAACGTGGTGGCGATCGCCGTGGGCATCTGTGACGGCCTCGATCTCGGGCTCAACGCCCGCGCCGGGTTGATGACCCGCGGGCTCCGCGAGATCACCCGGCTCGGCACGCGCCTCGGCGCCGACCCGCTCACCTTCCTCGGCCTGGCGGGCATGGGAGACCTGGTGCTCACCTGCACCGGCGACCTCTCGCGGAACCGACGCGTCGGGACGGAGCTCGCGGCGGGGCGCGACCTGGCCTCGATCGTGGCGGATACGACCCAGGTCGCCGAGGGCATCCGGACGACCCAGGGCGCCTGCGCCCTGGCCGAGCGCCACGACGTCGAGATGCCGATCGCGAACGCCGTGCGGCAGGTGCTCGAGGGGAAGCTCTCCCCGCGCGACGCGGTCGGGGTGCTGATGACGCGCCAGCTGCGCAGCGAGAACGAGTAG
- a CDS encoding alkaline phosphatase family protein encodes MSHHAHSARPESRPHPARWWAAGLVLALGIAGAQQAHAYIGPGAGFAFVGSLLVLIATFAIALSIILTWPLRLLYRLITVGNPYKDAQSTRVVILGLDGMDPGLTTKFIRDGRMPNFEKLANHGVFRPLDTSVPSMSPVAWSTFATGVDASQHNIYDFLTRDPCNYAPMLSSTDIVNAKRVVNIGRYMVPLGKARMKLLQKSQHFWKLLGEKNIFSIIQRVPITFPPVPFKNGMLLSGMCVPDLRGTQGTFSFFSTETQDGEAKFVGGEQTVLRRSPSKDGGSTIRSRIVGPDHTMLRSGGRMTLPFTLEIASGAESAEMTIESVEEPVTLKVGEYSDWVELAFSAGLGIKVRGIVKLYLISTTPEVHLYMTPIHIDPENPAMPIAHPEVYAIYLAKKQGKFATLGLAEDTWALNNRVVDEKVFFEQAMSFYEEREAMFLDAISQTKKGLVTTVFDTTDRVQHMFYRYLDPTHPANAGKDTEEWKDAIGQVYEKTDQLLGKVWDLVDDPDTTLMVISDHGFTNFRRCVNVNTWLRENGYLFLKDENASTSGEYFDGIDWSRTRAFALGLTGIFINRKGRERSGIVEEGSEYRKLVQEIAEKLGQLVDPETGEECVRRVAVSQQFFRGPYRFDAPDLLVGWEGGYRHSWECATGQVTETVFSDNDRSWSGDHCVDPSIVPGIFLSNRPIAAEEPRLIDVPASVLRLFGQEIPGYMQGKMIFPEDGSQGNVAGMLDPHSLPQSGAAPGARIFPEESGETVPAKQAQQST; translated from the coding sequence GTGAGCCACCACGCCCATTCCGCCCGCCCCGAGTCGCGCCCGCACCCCGCCCGCTGGTGGGCCGCGGGTCTGGTCCTGGCACTGGGGATCGCCGGTGCGCAGCAAGCCCATGCCTACATCGGCCCGGGTGCCGGCTTCGCGTTCGTCGGCTCCCTGCTCGTCCTGATCGCCACCTTCGCGATCGCCCTCTCCATCATCCTGACCTGGCCGCTGCGGCTGCTCTACCGGCTCATCACCGTGGGGAACCCCTACAAGGATGCCCAGAGCACGCGCGTCGTGATCCTCGGACTCGACGGGATGGATCCGGGACTCACGACGAAGTTCATCCGCGACGGACGGATGCCGAACTTCGAGAAACTCGCGAACCACGGCGTCTTCCGGCCGCTCGACACCAGCGTCCCCTCCATGTCCCCCGTCGCCTGGTCGACCTTCGCCACCGGCGTCGATGCGAGCCAGCACAACATCTACGACTTCCTCACGCGCGACCCCTGCAACTACGCGCCGATGCTGTCGTCGACGGACATCGTGAACGCGAAGCGGGTCGTGAACATCGGCCGCTATATGGTGCCGCTCGGCAAGGCGCGCATGAAGCTGCTCCAGAAGAGCCAGCACTTCTGGAAGCTCCTCGGCGAGAAGAACATCTTCTCGATCATCCAGCGCGTCCCGATCACGTTCCCGCCGGTCCCCTTCAAGAATGGGATGCTCCTGTCGGGCATGTGCGTACCCGACCTGCGCGGCACCCAGGGCACCTTCTCGTTCTTCAGCACCGAGACCCAGGACGGCGAGGCGAAGTTCGTGGGCGGTGAGCAGACGGTGCTGCGGCGATCCCCGTCGAAGGACGGGGGAAGCACGATCCGCTCGCGCATCGTCGGCCCCGACCACACCATGCTCCGCTCGGGCGGTCGCATGACCCTGCCCTTCACGCTCGAGATCGCGTCCGGCGCCGAGAGCGCCGAGATGACGATCGAGAGCGTGGAAGAGCCGGTGACCCTGAAGGTGGGCGAGTACAGCGACTGGGTGGAGCTCGCCTTCAGTGCCGGTCTGGGCATCAAGGTGCGGGGCATCGTCAAGCTCTACCTGATCTCGACGACGCCGGAAGTCCACCTGTACATGACGCCGATCCACATCGACCCGGAGAACCCGGCGATGCCGATCGCGCACCCCGAGGTCTACGCGATCTACTTGGCGAAGAAGCAGGGGAAGTTCGCGACGCTCGGGCTCGCCGAGGACACCTGGGCGCTCAACAACCGCGTCGTCGACGAGAAGGTCTTCTTCGAACAGGCGATGAGCTTCTACGAGGAACGCGAAGCGATGTTCCTCGACGCGATCTCCCAGACGAAGAAGGGCCTGGTGACGACGGTCTTCGACACCACCGACCGCGTCCAGCACATGTTCTACCGCTATCTCGACCCGACCCATCCGGCGAACGCCGGCAAGGACACGGAAGAGTGGAAGGACGCGATCGGTCAGGTCTACGAGAAGACCGACCAGCTGCTGGGCAAGGTCTGGGACCTCGTCGACGACCCGGACACGACGCTGATGGTGATCAGCGACCACGGCTTCACGAACTTCCGTCGCTGCGTCAACGTGAACACCTGGCTCCGCGAGAACGGCTACCTCTTCTTGAAGGACGAGAACGCCTCCACCAGCGGCGAGTACTTCGACGGCATCGACTGGTCGCGCACGCGCGCCTTCGCGCTCGGGCTCACGGGCATCTTCATCAACCGCAAGGGACGCGAGCGCTCGGGCATCGTCGAAGAGGGCAGCGAGTACCGGAAGCTGGTGCAGGAGATCGCGGAGAAGCTCGGACAGCTCGTCGACCCGGAAACCGGCGAGGAGTGCGTGCGACGCGTCGCCGTGTCCCAGCAGTTCTTCCGCGGTCCCTACCGCTTCGATGCGCCCGATCTGCTCGTCGGCTGGGAAGGCGGCTACCGACACAGTTGGGAGTGCGCGACGGGCCAGGTCACCGAGACGGTCTTCAGCGACAACGACCGCAGCTGGTCGGGCGACCACTGCGTGGATCCGTCGATCGTGCCCGGCATCTTCCTCTCGAACCGGCCGATCGCGGCCGAGGAGCCGCGGCTCATCGACGTCCCGGCCAGCGTGCTGCGCCTGTTCGGTCAGGAGATCCCCGGCTACATGCAGGGGAAGATGATCTTCCCCGAAGACGGTTCGCAGGGGAACGTGGCCGGCATGCTCGACCCGCACAGCCTGCCCCAGAGTGGCGCGGCCCCGGGCGCCCGCATCTTCCCCGAGGAGTCCGGGGAAACCGTCCCGGCGAAGCAGGCCCAGCAGTCCACATGA
- a CDS encoding alkaline phosphatase family protein, translated as MLRSHRWLVGGVALLAAVLAGSAFAAKRQPGVFVVGVDGMDPDILKRLIAEGQMPEFAKLAAEGSFQSLGTSVPPQSPVAWSNFVTGMNPGGHGIFDFIHRDPATYKPISSATPPVDDPGSAVHFFGYVIPTSAPEVVNNRGGTPWWDVLTDEGVNVEVYRIPGNFPTPPSDARVLGGMGTVDLRGGFGTYTLYTDQPVEEDPKGDIQRVKVQDFDLDGQGDTVTAILRGPPDQFRLEPGAIPGDDDYLTKGVTVHLGAERGSAVIEVDGQRALLREGEWSPWLELNYEALPFGLVTVSGTVRFYAKQLLGGFQLYASPVNFSPANPATPLTSPDDFANELYESLGFYYTQGMPEETDALKDGVFDDDDYIRQVALVQEDTQRMVSLALERFEPGDATFVYLSDVDLQCHMLWRHGDPKHADAPPHPAHDPATAPKHEHDIEGFYRDVDRELGRIREALPPDTLLVVMSDHGFQPYTRKFHLNGWLREQGFLALKDGATTGQIVTGDVDWSKTKAYGLGFNGLYLNVAGREGEGSVAPEDVDALVEELRTKLEAIVDPKTGARAVFRVDRAVDVYSDERRAEGPDLIVGYDRGYGASDESTLGEITEAILEDNTSRWSGNHLMSPDVVPGILLVNRKLAGADYDLTDLTVTLLAHYGVEPQPGMVGEAIR; from the coding sequence ATGCTCCGCTCCCACCGCTGGCTCGTCGGCGGAGTCGCGCTGTTGGCGGCGGTCCTGGCCGGGAGCGCCTTTGCGGCGAAGCGCCAGCCCGGCGTGTTCGTCGTCGGTGTCGACGGCATGGACCCCGACATCCTGAAGCGCCTGATCGCCGAGGGGCAGATGCCCGAGTTCGCGAAGCTCGCGGCCGAAGGCAGCTTCCAGTCGCTGGGCACTTCGGTTCCGCCGCAGAGCCCGGTCGCCTGGTCCAACTTCGTGACCGGTATGAACCCGGGTGGCCACGGGATCTTCGACTTCATCCACCGCGATCCGGCCACCTACAAGCCGATCTCCTCGGCGACGCCCCCGGTCGACGATCCGGGCAGTGCGGTGCACTTCTTCGGCTACGTGATCCCGACCAGCGCACCGGAAGTGGTCAACAACCGCGGCGGCACACCCTGGTGGGACGTCCTGACCGACGAGGGCGTGAACGTCGAGGTCTACCGGATCCCGGGCAACTTCCCGACGCCCCCGTCGGACGCGCGAGTCCTCGGCGGCATGGGTACGGTCGACCTGCGCGGCGGCTTCGGCACCTACACCCTCTACACGGACCAGCCCGTCGAAGAAGATCCGAAGGGCGACATCCAGCGGGTCAAGGTCCAGGACTTCGACCTCGACGGGCAGGGCGACACGGTCACCGCGATCCTGCGCGGGCCGCCGGATCAGTTCCGGCTCGAGCCGGGCGCCATCCCCGGCGACGACGACTATCTGACGAAGGGCGTCACCGTCCACCTCGGCGCCGAGCGCGGCTCGGCCGTGATCGAAGTCGACGGTCAGCGCGCGCTGCTGCGCGAGGGCGAGTGGTCGCCCTGGCTGGAACTGAACTACGAAGCGCTGCCCTTCGGTCTCGTCACCGTCTCCGGCACGGTGCGCTTCTACGCGAAGCAGCTGTTGGGCGGCTTCCAGCTCTACGCGTCGCCGGTGAACTTCTCGCCGGCGAACCCGGCCACGCCCCTCACGAGCCCCGACGATTTTGCGAACGAGCTCTACGAGAGCCTCGGCTTCTACTACACCCAGGGCATGCCCGAGGAGACCGACGCCCTGAAGGACGGGGTCTTCGACGACGACGACTACATCCGGCAGGTCGCGCTCGTGCAGGAGGACACCCAGCGGATGGTGTCCCTCGCACTCGAACGCTTCGAGCCCGGCGACGCCACCTTCGTCTACCTCTCGGATGTCGATCTCCAGTGCCACATGCTCTGGCGCCACGGCGATCCGAAGCACGCCGATGCGCCGCCCCACCCGGCGCACGATCCGGCGACGGCCCCGAAGCACGAACACGACATCGAGGGCTTCTACCGCGACGTCGACCGCGAGCTCGGTCGCATTCGCGAAGCGCTGCCGCCCGACACCCTGCTCGTCGTCATGAGCGATCACGGCTTCCAACCCTATACGCGGAAGTTCCATCTCAACGGTTGGCTGCGCGAGCAGGGCTTCCTCGCGCTGAAGGACGGCGCGACGACCGGTCAGATCGTGACCGGCGACGTCGACTGGTCCAAGACGAAGGCCTACGGGCTCGGCTTCAACGGTCTCTACCTGAACGTGGCGGGCCGCGAGGGCGAGGGCAGCGTGGCGCCGGAAGACGTCGACGCGCTGGTGGAAGAGCTCAGGACGAAGCTCGAGGCAATCGTCGACCCCAAGACCGGCGCGCGGGCGGTGTTCCGAGTGGACCGCGCCGTCGACGTCTATAGCGACGAGCGGCGCGCCGAAGGCCCCGACCTGATCGTCGGCTACGACCGCGGGTACGGCGCATCGGACGAATCGACCCTGGGCGAGATCACCGAGGCGATCCTCGAAGACAACACCTCGCGCTGGTCGGGCAACCATCTGATGTCACCCGACGTCGTGCCGGGAATCTTGCTGGTGAACCGCAAGCTCGCCGGCGCCGACTACGATCTCACCGACCTCACCGTCACCCTGCTCGCGCACTATGGTGTGGAGCCGCAGCCAGGGATGGTGGGCGAGGCCATTCGCTAG